A genomic region of Eucalyptus grandis isolate ANBG69807.140 chromosome 5, ASM1654582v1, whole genome shotgun sequence contains the following coding sequences:
- the LOC104445725 gene encoding uncharacterized protein LOC104445725 produces MEMEFERDFALGADLDISSIEAEKIRQIERMAKIEKRREERARSKAWEEESKAMLARACGQADLDIFSITMKKMPKERMAEIEKVKKRREETAREKARHEELMAMLAERCAQAEIQD; encoded by the exons ATGGAAATGGAGTTTGAGCGTGACTTCGCCCTGGGTGCAGATCTGGACATATCCTCTATCGAAGCAGAGAAAATAAGGCAGATAGAAAGAATG GccaagattgagaagagaagggaagagagagccCGTTCAAAGGCTTGGGAAGAGGAGTCAAAG GCAATGCTAGCCAGAGCGTGTGGTCAAGCAGATCTCGACATATTCTCTATCACAATGAAAAAGATGCCGAAAGAAAGAATG GCCGAGAttgagaaagtgaagaagagaagGGAAGAGACAGCCCGTGAAAAGGCTCGGCATGAGGAGTTAATG GCAATGCTAGCCGAAAGGTGTGCTCAAGCAGAGATTCAagattga